The Cuculus canorus isolate bCucCan1 chromosome 36, bCucCan1.pri, whole genome shotgun sequence genome includes a window with the following:
- the LOC104063827 gene encoding 2-acylglycerol O-acyltransferase 2-B-like isoform X3, whose amino-acid sequence MPLRFAPLRLPLRRRLQTLAVLQWVFSFLALGQLCTLMFALALRGSLWLPALLYGLWLLADRDTPRRGGRSSAWVRGWTLWHHFRDYFPISLVRTAELNPHRNYILGFHPHGVLAAGAFANFCTEATGFGELFPGLHPHLLTLPCWFRLPLFRDYMLAGGLVSSEKSSLEYLLSRESGGQAAIIALGGPPESLDAHPGALTLQLLGRKGFVRIALEYGTNYSSKFRTPPVQGFDASSFGSSGFWGSRSPFFMLGGFFSTVSGFYLSDAPSTPWWDPPWSCRTPQIHHPRLWIFGIAVTSKVWLISSRSIN is encoded by the exons ATGCCCCTTCGATTTGCCCCCCTTCGCCTCCCCCTTCGCCGCCGCCTCCAAACTTTGGCTGTGCTGCAATGGGTCTTCTCCTTCTTGGCCCTCG GCCAGCTGTGCACGCTGATGTTCGCGCTGGCGCTGCGCGGTTCGCTCTGGCTGCCGGCGCTGCTCTatgggctgtggctgctggcgGACCGGGACACGCCGCGCCGTGGGGGGCGCTCGAGCGCCTGGGTGCGAGGGTGGACGCTCTGGCACCACTTCCGGGATTACTTTCCCATCTCG CTGGTGCGCACGGCGGAGCTGAACCCCCATCGCAATTACATTTTGGGGTTCCACCCTCACGGCGTTTTGGCTGCCGGCGCCTTTGCCAACTTCTGCACCGAAGCCACCGGTTTTGGGGAGCTCTTCCCGGGGCTTCACCCCCATCTCCTCACCCTCCCCTGCTGGTTCCGACTCCCCCTTTTCCGTGACTACATGCTGGCTGGGG GGCTGGTGTCCTCGGAGAAGTCGAGCCTGGAGTATCTGCTGAGCCGTGAAAGTGGGGGGCAGGCAGCCATCATCGCTTTGGGGGGGCCCCCCGAATCCTTGGATGCGCACCCTGGGGCCCTCACCCTCCAACTTTTGGGGCGCAAAGGCTTCGTCCGCATCGCCCTGGAGTACGG AACGAATTATTCCAGCAAGTTCCGAACCCCCCCGGTTCAGGGCTTCGACGCCTCCAGCTTTGGCTCCAGCGGATTTTGGGGTTCGCGCTCCCCCTTTTTCATGCTCGGGGGGTTTTTCAGTACAGTTTCGGGCTTTTACCTTTCCGACGCCCCATCCACACCGTGG TGGGATCCCCCCTGGAGCTGCCGcacaccccaaatccaccaccCGAGGCTGTGGATCTTTGGCATCGCCGTTACCTCAAAAGTCTGGTTGATCTCTTCGAGGAGCATAAATTGA
- the LOC104063827 gene encoding 2-acylglycerol O-acyltransferase 2-A-like isoform X2, with product MPLRFAPLRLPLRRRLQTLAVLQWVFSFLALGQLCTLMFALALRGSLWLPALLYGLWLLADRDTPRRGGRSSAWLVRTAELNPHRNYILGFHPHGVLAAGAFANFCTEATGFGELFPGLHPHLLTLPCWFRLPLFRDYMLAGGLVSSEKSSLEYLLSRESGGQAAIIALGGPPESLDAHPGALTLQLLGRKGFVRIALEYGAPLVPVFSFGENELFQQVPNPPGSGLRRLQLWLQRILGFALPLFHARGVFQYSFGLLPFRRPIHTVVGSPLELPHTPNPPPEAVDLWHRRYLKSLVDLFEEHKLRYGVPPNRHLSFV from the exons ATGCCCCTTCGATTTGCCCCCCTTCGCCTCCCCCTTCGCCGCCGCCTCCAAACTTTGGCTGTGCTGCAATGGGTCTTCTCCTTCTTGGCCCTCG GCCAGCTGTGCACGCTGATGTTCGCGCTGGCGCTGCGCGGTTCGCTCTGGCTGCCGGCGCTGCTCTatgggctgtggctgctggcgGACCGGGACACGCCGCGCCGTGGGGGGCGCTCGAGCGCCTGG CTGGTGCGCACGGCGGAGCTGAACCCCCATCGCAATTACATTTTGGGGTTCCACCCTCACGGCGTTTTGGCTGCCGGCGCCTTTGCCAACTTCTGCACCGAAGCCACCGGTTTTGGGGAGCTCTTCCCGGGGCTTCACCCCCATCTCCTCACCCTCCCCTGCTGGTTCCGACTCCCCCTTTTCCGTGACTACATGCTGGCTGGGG GGCTGGTGTCCTCGGAGAAGTCGAGCCTGGAGTATCTGCTGAGCCGTGAAAGTGGGGGGCAGGCAGCCATCATCGCTTTGGGGGGGCCCCCCGAATCCTTGGATGCGCACCCTGGGGCCCTCACCCTCCAACTTTTGGGGCGCAAAGGCTTCGTCCGCATCGCCCTGGAGTACGG GGCCCCCCTAGTTCCAGTCTTTTCTTTTGGGGAGAACGAATTATTCCAGCAAGTTCCGAACCCCCCCGGTTCAGGGCTTCGACGCCTCCAGCTTTGGCTCCAGCGGATTTTGGGGTTCGCGCTCCCCCTTTTTCATGCTCGGGGGGTTTTTCAGTACAGTTTCGGGCTTTTACCTTTCCGACGCCCCATCCACACCGTGG TGGGATCCCCCCTGGAGCTGCCGcacaccccaaatccaccaccCGAGGCTGTGGATCTTTGGCATCGCCGTTACCTCAAAAGTCTGGTTGATCTCTTCGAGGAGCATAAATTGAGGTACGGGGTCCCCCCAAATCGACACCTCAGCTTCGTCTGA
- the LOC104063827 gene encoding 2-acylglycerol O-acyltransferase 2-like isoform X4 — protein sequence MPLRFAPLRLPLRRRLQTLAVLQWVFSFLALGQLCTLMFALALRGSLWLPALLYGLWLLADRDTPRRGGRSSAWVRGWTLWHHFRDYFPISLVRTAELNPHRNYILGFHPHGVLAAGAFANFCTEATGFGELFPGLHPHLLTLPCWFRLPLFRDYMLAGGLVSSEKSSLEYLLSRESGGQAAIIALGGPPESLDAHPGALTLQLLGRKGFVRIALEYGTNYSSKFRTPPVQGFDASSFGSSGFWVGSPLELPHTPNPPPEAVDLWHRRYLKSLVDLFEEHKLRYGVPPNRHLSFV from the exons ATGCCCCTTCGATTTGCCCCCCTTCGCCTCCCCCTTCGCCGCCGCCTCCAAACTTTGGCTGTGCTGCAATGGGTCTTCTCCTTCTTGGCCCTCG GCCAGCTGTGCACGCTGATGTTCGCGCTGGCGCTGCGCGGTTCGCTCTGGCTGCCGGCGCTGCTCTatgggctgtggctgctggcgGACCGGGACACGCCGCGCCGTGGGGGGCGCTCGAGCGCCTGGGTGCGAGGGTGGACGCTCTGGCACCACTTCCGGGATTACTTTCCCATCTCG CTGGTGCGCACGGCGGAGCTGAACCCCCATCGCAATTACATTTTGGGGTTCCACCCTCACGGCGTTTTGGCTGCCGGCGCCTTTGCCAACTTCTGCACCGAAGCCACCGGTTTTGGGGAGCTCTTCCCGGGGCTTCACCCCCATCTCCTCACCCTCCCCTGCTGGTTCCGACTCCCCCTTTTCCGTGACTACATGCTGGCTGGGG GGCTGGTGTCCTCGGAGAAGTCGAGCCTGGAGTATCTGCTGAGCCGTGAAAGTGGGGGGCAGGCAGCCATCATCGCTTTGGGGGGGCCCCCCGAATCCTTGGATGCGCACCCTGGGGCCCTCACCCTCCAACTTTTGGGGCGCAAAGGCTTCGTCCGCATCGCCCTGGAGTACGG AACGAATTATTCCAGCAAGTTCCGAACCCCCCCGGTTCAGGGCTTCGACGCCTCCAGCTTTGGCTCCAGCGGATTTTGGG TGGGATCCCCCCTGGAGCTGCCGcacaccccaaatccaccaccCGAGGCTGTGGATCTTTGGCATCGCCGTTACCTCAAAAGTCTGGTTGATCTCTTCGAGGAGCATAAATTGAGGTACGGGGTCCCCCCAAATCGACACCTCAGCTTCGTCTGA
- the LOC104063827 gene encoding 2-acylglycerol O-acyltransferase 2-B-like isoform X5, protein MPLRFAPLRLPLRRRLQTLAVLQWVFSFLALGQLCTLMFALALRGSLWLPALLYGLWLLADRDTPRRGGRSSAWVRGWTLWHHFRDYFPISLVRTAELNPHRNYILGFHPHGVLAAGAFANFCTEATGFGELFPGLHPHLLTLPCWFRLPLFRDYMLAGGLVSSEKSSLEYLLSRESGGQAAIIALGGPPESLDAHPGALTLQLLGRKGFVRIALEYGAPLVPVFSFGENELFQQVPNPPGSGLRRLQLWLQRILGGIPPGAAAHPKSTTRGCGSLASPLPQKSG, encoded by the exons ATGCCCCTTCGATTTGCCCCCCTTCGCCTCCCCCTTCGCCGCCGCCTCCAAACTTTGGCTGTGCTGCAATGGGTCTTCTCCTTCTTGGCCCTCG GCCAGCTGTGCACGCTGATGTTCGCGCTGGCGCTGCGCGGTTCGCTCTGGCTGCCGGCGCTGCTCTatgggctgtggctgctggcgGACCGGGACACGCCGCGCCGTGGGGGGCGCTCGAGCGCCTGGGTGCGAGGGTGGACGCTCTGGCACCACTTCCGGGATTACTTTCCCATCTCG CTGGTGCGCACGGCGGAGCTGAACCCCCATCGCAATTACATTTTGGGGTTCCACCCTCACGGCGTTTTGGCTGCCGGCGCCTTTGCCAACTTCTGCACCGAAGCCACCGGTTTTGGGGAGCTCTTCCCGGGGCTTCACCCCCATCTCCTCACCCTCCCCTGCTGGTTCCGACTCCCCCTTTTCCGTGACTACATGCTGGCTGGGG GGCTGGTGTCCTCGGAGAAGTCGAGCCTGGAGTATCTGCTGAGCCGTGAAAGTGGGGGGCAGGCAGCCATCATCGCTTTGGGGGGGCCCCCCGAATCCTTGGATGCGCACCCTGGGGCCCTCACCCTCCAACTTTTGGGGCGCAAAGGCTTCGTCCGCATCGCCCTGGAGTACGG GGCCCCCCTAGTTCCAGTCTTTTCTTTTGGGGAGAACGAATTATTCCAGCAAGTTCCGAACCCCCCCGGTTCAGGGCTTCGACGCCTCCAGCTTTGGCTCCAGCGGATTTTGGG TGGGATCCCCCCTGGAGCTGCCGcacaccccaaatccaccaccCGAGGCTGTGGATCTTTGGCATCGCCGTTACCTCAAAAGTCTGGTTGA
- the LOC104063827 gene encoding 2-acylglycerol O-acyltransferase 2-A-like isoform X1 — protein MPLRFAPLRLPLRRRLQTLAVLQWVFSFLALGQLCTLMFALALRGSLWLPALLYGLWLLADRDTPRRGGRSSAWVRGWTLWHHFRDYFPISLVRTAELNPHRNYILGFHPHGVLAAGAFANFCTEATGFGELFPGLHPHLLTLPCWFRLPLFRDYMLAGGLVSSEKSSLEYLLSRESGGQAAIIALGGPPESLDAHPGALTLQLLGRKGFVRIALEYGAPLVPVFSFGENELFQQVPNPPGSGLRRLQLWLQRILGFALPLFHARGVFQYSFGLLPFRRPIHTVVGSPLELPHTPNPPPEAVDLWHRRYLKSLVDLFEEHKLRYGVPPNRHLSFV, from the exons ATGCCCCTTCGATTTGCCCCCCTTCGCCTCCCCCTTCGCCGCCGCCTCCAAACTTTGGCTGTGCTGCAATGGGTCTTCTCCTTCTTGGCCCTCG GCCAGCTGTGCACGCTGATGTTCGCGCTGGCGCTGCGCGGTTCGCTCTGGCTGCCGGCGCTGCTCTatgggctgtggctgctggcgGACCGGGACACGCCGCGCCGTGGGGGGCGCTCGAGCGCCTGGGTGCGAGGGTGGACGCTCTGGCACCACTTCCGGGATTACTTTCCCATCTCG CTGGTGCGCACGGCGGAGCTGAACCCCCATCGCAATTACATTTTGGGGTTCCACCCTCACGGCGTTTTGGCTGCCGGCGCCTTTGCCAACTTCTGCACCGAAGCCACCGGTTTTGGGGAGCTCTTCCCGGGGCTTCACCCCCATCTCCTCACCCTCCCCTGCTGGTTCCGACTCCCCCTTTTCCGTGACTACATGCTGGCTGGGG GGCTGGTGTCCTCGGAGAAGTCGAGCCTGGAGTATCTGCTGAGCCGTGAAAGTGGGGGGCAGGCAGCCATCATCGCTTTGGGGGGGCCCCCCGAATCCTTGGATGCGCACCCTGGGGCCCTCACCCTCCAACTTTTGGGGCGCAAAGGCTTCGTCCGCATCGCCCTGGAGTACGG GGCCCCCCTAGTTCCAGTCTTTTCTTTTGGGGAGAACGAATTATTCCAGCAAGTTCCGAACCCCCCCGGTTCAGGGCTTCGACGCCTCCAGCTTTGGCTCCAGCGGATTTTGGGGTTCGCGCTCCCCCTTTTTCATGCTCGGGGGGTTTTTCAGTACAGTTTCGGGCTTTTACCTTTCCGACGCCCCATCCACACCGTGG TGGGATCCCCCCTGGAGCTGCCGcacaccccaaatccaccaccCGAGGCTGTGGATCTTTGGCATCGCCGTTACCTCAAAAGTCTGGTTGATCTCTTCGAGGAGCATAAATTGAGGTACGGGGTCCCCCCAAATCGACACCTCAGCTTCGTCTGA